TTCCCCTTCGAGTTTTGGGAACATGTAGTAGCCATCTGAAAACTGAGAATGTTTGCCCAATGGGCCCAGATTGGTGTGGAGTTTTGCAAATAGATCCAAAGCTTTATGAATTTTAGAGTGTGAATGATTGATGGGGTGTCCCTTAAAATCCGCCAAAAATAAAACTTTCAATCCGTTGAACCAAAATTGAATTTTAAACAAAATCAGATGGGGGCAAAACTTGACTTTTGACAAATAATCCTTTGAAATAACAGGGGGAAACAAAAGACCGAAGACTTAAGGAATTTCGGATTAACGGATTATTTCCCAAAACCAATTTGAGCCATGAGGTCAAATCCTAGTTGAGATTTTTATAAAACAGTAATTTCAATCTTAAGTCCGAAAATTATTTCCTTATTTCGCTTTCAGCCTATTTGGCTAAACCCAACTATAGCTAGAGAAAATGAAAAAGATCAAAAAACTTTTAGTTGCAAACCGTGGTGAAATTGCCCTTCGAATTATGCGAACCGCGAAGGAAATGGGGATTTCAACAGTTGCCGTTTATTCTGAAGCCGATCGACTAAGCCCACATGTGAAGTTTGCAGATGAATCGGTCTGCTTAGGACCACCTCCTTCCAATCAGTCTTACTTACTAGGTGATAAAATCATTGAAGTTTGCCAGCAACTTGAAATCGACGCTATTCATCCAGGATATGGATTTCTTTCTGAGAATGCTGTATTCGCCCAAAAAGTAAAAGATGCAGGACTCATTTTTATAGGACCATCTCCAGAGTCAATTGAGGTTATGGGATCTAAGCTTGCAGCAAAACAAGCTGTTGCTAAATACAACATTCCCTTGGTTCCAGGAACTGAAGAAGCAATTTCTGATTTGGAAGCTGCCAAAGCCAAAGCAAACGAAATCGGATATCCTATTTTGATCAAAGCATCTGCTGGAGGGGGCGGAAAAGGCATGCGAATCGTCGAATCAGAAGGTGAATTCGAAGAGCAAATGCAACGAGCTGTTTCTGAAGCTCAATCTGCATTTGGAGATGGAGCTGTGTTTATCGAAAAATACATCACTTCACCTCGACACATTGAAATCCAGGTACTTGGAGACCAGCATGGAAATCTAGTTTATCTATTTGAGCGCGAATGCTCCATCCAACGAAGACATCAAAAAGTAATCGAAGAAGCACCTTCTGCCGTTGTTTCGCCAGAAATGCGCAAGGCAATGGGAGAGGCAGCAGTGGGTGTAGCCAAAGCATGTGGCTATTATGGTGCCGGGACCGTGGAGTTTATCGTAGATGATCAGCTCAACTTTTATTTTCTGGAAATGAACACGCGCCTCCAAGTGGAGCATCCTGTGACAGAAATGATCACGGGAAAAGATTTGGTTCAAGAACAGATCAAAATTGCCGAAGGTCATCCGCTTTCTTTCCAGCAAGAAGACCTTAAAATCCATGGGCACTCCATAGAAATTCGTGTTTATGCCGAAGACCCGAAAAACAATTTCCTACCAGATATCGGAAAACTTCAAACTTATAAAAGACCGCAGGGACCTGGAATCCGAGTCGATGATGGGTTTGAAGAAGGAATGGAAATCCCAATCTATTACG
Above is a window of Algoriphagus sanaruensis DNA encoding:
- the accC gene encoding acetyl-CoA carboxylase biotin carboxylase subunit, with translation MKKIKKLLVANRGEIALRIMRTAKEMGISTVAVYSEADRLSPHVKFADESVCLGPPPSNQSYLLGDKIIEVCQQLEIDAIHPGYGFLSENAVFAQKVKDAGLIFIGPSPESIEVMGSKLAAKQAVAKYNIPLVPGTEEAISDLEAAKAKANEIGYPILIKASAGGGGKGMRIVESEGEFEEQMQRAVSEAQSAFGDGAVFIEKYITSPRHIEIQVLGDQHGNLVYLFERECSIQRRHQKVIEEAPSAVVSPEMRKAMGEAAVGVAKACGYYGAGTVEFIVDDQLNFYFLEMNTRLQVEHPVTEMITGKDLVQEQIKIAEGHPLSFQQEDLKIHGHSIEIRVYAEDPKNNFLPDIGKLQTYKRPQGPGIRVDDGFEEGMEIPIYYDPMIAKLITHGENRQDAIAKMIRAINEYRITGIQTTLDFCRFALQHEAFVSGQFDTKFVDRYFKPELLEPVFTEEEKEILVALAVTFFEKADQKINPIQAINSAPSTNWKNRLI